ATATGGCGCCGCACGATCCGCCCCGGCCGCAGGCCCTTGGCCCGTGCGGTGCGCACGAAATCCTCGCTCAGCACCTCAATAACCGCCGAGCGTGTCTGGCGCACGATCAACGCGATTGGGTGGAAGGACAGCACCAGCAATGGCAGGATCACCCGCACGTCGAACAATCCGCCCCAGCCATAGGGTACGGACCCACTCGGCAAGATGAGGATCAGCAGCACCATGAGGATGGGGCCGGCGACATAGGACGGGATGGCATAAAGAAACAGCGCCGAGCCCAGAATAGTATAGTCGAGCGCCGTATTCTGGCGCAGCCCGGCAATAACGCCGAGCGGGATCGCGACTACGGCGGTGAGCACAATGGCCAGCGCCCCCAGCGTGATCGAGACCGGCGCCGCCGCCGCGATGGTGCGGCCCACCGAGCGCCCCGAGGTCAGCGAATTGCCGAAATTGCCCTGCAGCACATTCCACACATAATCGGCAAATTGCAGCAGGAAGGGCCGGTCG
This genomic stretch from Devosia sp. YIM 151766 harbors:
- a CDS encoding ABC transporter permease produces the protein MLFYAIKRLLLWIPSVLLVLLAVYALAFYGAGDPIKLIFLREPGGVAFDPNRLAAIREAAGLDRPFLLQFADYVWNVLQGNFGNSLTSGRSVGRTIAAAAPVSITLGALAIVLTAVVAIPLGVIAGLRQNTALDYTILGSALFLYAIPSYVAGPILMVLLILILPSGSVPYGWGGLFDVRVILPLLVLSFHPIALIVRQTRSAVIEVLSEDFVRTARAKGLRPGRIVRRHILRPILTPVLTQLGLIMITLVNGAVFVELVFGLPGLGRLAIQSLMNSDYPVILAVTLIASALVMVSNLIVDLAYPLLDPRAAEKR